In a single window of the Anaerotruncus rubiinfantis genome:
- a CDS encoding helix-turn-helix domain-containing protein — protein MKKLIEMQSFARSQFDQGRLFSFDQEVIDRPTTPLIHQEARFLYVKNGSGEISLQGKSYSLTSGSLVAILPWQVSDIIQVDSPLQYVLIAYHFDTVERIAKLFRGVDGQPLPIQPLIEEKPVVQCDPNRLPEVEFILDTLRCELGMESTLQLSEEKPFSSIMTASMLVQLLVLYCRSAMEQSQTKRDAMIDYTEILRYMYLHCNEKLTLKLLASVFFCSESTVSANITQMTGLSFFDLLNEMRIGKTVNFLLYTDFTLKEMAEFLGYVDESHISKVFAARMGVKIGEYRNTYQKVQNICQIEESRVSYTLVNYIYRNYEKKLSAKSVAHNFGISVEQLHRIMLCQVERNFEDFLNLVRVNRACELLAATKKSVLEIALDVGYHNPKTLTRNFLKLMVMTPSAYRTKAQHSRVAHLNG, from the coding sequence ATGAAAAAACTCATTGAAATGCAGTCGTTCGCCCGTTCCCAATTTGATCAGGGCCGCCTTTTCAGCTTTGATCAGGAAGTTATCGACCGGCCGACCACCCCGCTCATCCACCAGGAGGCCCGGTTCCTTTACGTCAAAAACGGAAGCGGCGAGATCTCCCTGCAGGGAAAATCCTATTCCCTCACAAGCGGCAGCCTGGTCGCGATCCTGCCCTGGCAGGTCAGTGACATCATCCAGGTGGACAGCCCTCTGCAATATGTCCTGATCGCGTACCATTTCGATACGGTCGAACGCATCGCGAAGCTGTTCCGCGGGGTGGACGGGCAGCCGCTGCCCATCCAGCCGCTGATTGAGGAGAAGCCGGTTGTCCAATGTGATCCCAACCGGTTACCGGAAGTGGAATTTATTCTGGATACGCTGCGCTGTGAGCTCGGCATGGAATCCACCCTTCAGCTTTCGGAGGAAAAACCGTTCTCCAGCATCATGACCGCCAGCATGCTGGTGCAGCTGCTTGTCCTCTACTGCCGCAGCGCCATGGAACAGTCCCAGACAAAGCGCGACGCGATGATTGATTACACCGAGATCCTGCGTTACATGTATCTGCACTGCAATGAAAAGCTGACCCTGAAACTGCTCGCAAGCGTCTTTTTCTGCAGCGAATCCACCGTGAGCGCCAACATCACCCAGATGACCGGGCTCTCCTTCTTCGATCTTCTCAACGAGATGCGTATCGGCAAAACGGTCAACTTCCTGCTCTACACCGACTTCACCCTGAAGGAAATGGCGGAATTTCTCGGCTATGTGGACGAATCGCACATCTCCAAAGTCTTTGCCGCGCGGATGGGGGTCAAAATCGGCGAATACCGCAACACCTACCAGAAAGTCCAGAACATCTGCCAGATCGAGGAAAGCCGCGTTTCCTACACGCTTGTAAATTACATCTACCGCAACTACGAAAAGAAACTTTCCGCAAAATCCGTCGCGCACAATTTCGGCATCTCGGTCGAGCAGCTCCATCGCATCATGCTCTGCCAGGTAGAACGCAATTTTGAGGACTTTTTAAATCTGGTGCGGGTGAACCGGGCCTGCGAGCTGCTCGCCGCAACCAAAAAGAGCGTCCTCGAAATTGCGCTCGATGTCGGCTACCACAACCCCAAAACCCTCACGCGCAATTTTTTAAAGCTCATGGTGATGACCCCCAGCGCTTACCGTACGAAAGCGCAGCACAGCCGTGTTGCGCATCTGAACGGTTAA
- the arcA gene encoding arginine deiminase: MPICVKSEIGPLKKILLQRPGKELEHLSPNTMGQLLFDDIPYLYGAQLEHDRFADTLRENGVEVLYLEDLVVETISQDERLKKAFVREVIEQADSLAVNYQEELYDYLLSFSDPRKLVLKTMEGICLNEIPSHKKDRLASLTQPDTHFVMDPIPNLYFTRDPFACIGNGVSLNHMSSFTRNRETIYGKYILNYHPDYAGRVPLYYTPDEHLSIEGGDILNLSSNVLAVGISQRTQPEAVELLAQNIFRDETAEIDTVLAFDIPRTRAFMHLDTVFTQIDVDKFTVHPGILDTLRIFELTGKGKPEIHTREVSGSLAQVLGRYLRIDSVKLIHCGGKNQIASEREQWNDGSNTLCISPGVVVVYDRNYVTNEILEASGVKVLKLPSAELSRGRGGPRCMSMPLQRL; the protein is encoded by the coding sequence TTGCCCATTTGCGTAAAAAGCGAAATCGGCCCCCTGAAAAAGATCCTTTTACAGCGGCCGGGCAAGGAGTTGGAGCATCTCAGCCCAAATACAATGGGACAGTTGCTGTTTGACGATATTCCATATCTGTATGGCGCGCAGCTCGAACATGACCGTTTCGCAGACACCCTGCGTGAAAACGGGGTGGAGGTCCTGTATCTGGAGGATCTTGTGGTGGAAACGATATCTCAGGATGAACGCCTGAAGAAGGCCTTTGTCCGGGAGGTGATTGAACAGGCGGACAGCCTGGCGGTCAACTATCAGGAGGAGCTGTACGATTACCTGCTCAGTTTTTCAGATCCCAGGAAACTGGTGCTCAAAACGATGGAAGGCATCTGCCTTAATGAGATTCCATCCCATAAAAAAGACCGGCTAGCCAGCCTCACCCAGCCTGACACCCATTTTGTGATGGACCCCATCCCGAACCTGTACTTTACCCGCGACCCATTCGCCTGTATCGGAAACGGAGTCAGCTTAAACCATATGAGCTCGTTTACCCGCAACCGGGAAACCATCTATGGAAAATACATCCTGAATTACCATCCGGACTACGCGGGCAGGGTACCGCTCTACTATACACCGGACGAACACCTCAGCATCGAAGGCGGCGACATCCTGAATCTGAGCTCCAACGTGCTTGCGGTTGGGATTTCTCAACGCACCCAGCCGGAGGCGGTCGAGCTGCTTGCCCAAAATATATTCCGGGACGAAACGGCTGAGATTGATACGGTGCTGGCATTCGACATCCCCCGCACCCGGGCGTTCATGCACTTGGACACGGTGTTTACCCAGATTGATGTGGATAAATTTACCGTCCATCCCGGCATCCTCGACACGCTGCGGATTTTTGAGCTGACCGGCAAAGGAAAACCCGAAATCCATACACGTGAAGTCTCCGGAAGCCTTGCACAGGTGCTCGGCAGGTATCTGCGCATCGACAGCGTCAAACTGATCCACTGCGGCGGGAAGAACCAGATTGCCTCCGAACGCGAACAGTGGAACGACGGCTCGAACACGCTTTGCATCTCGCCCGGCGTAGTGGTGGTTTACGACCGCAACTATGTGACCAACGAGATATTGGAGGCCTCCGGCGTCAAGGTGCTTAAACTCCCCAGCGCAGAGCTTTCACGGGGCCGCGGCGGCCCGCGCTGCATGAGCATGCCGCTGCAAAGGCTCTGA